The Ananas comosus cultivar F153 linkage group 2, ASM154086v1, whole genome shotgun sequence genome contains a region encoding:
- the LOC109706861 gene encoding protein transport protein Sec61 subunit gamma-like, with protein MKYTLEIGFDPSISPHPWDALDSVVDPLREFAKDSGRLVKRCHKPDRKEFAKVAVRTAVEFVVMGFVGFFVKLIFIPINNIIVGSG; from the exons ATGAAGTATACACTAGAAATT GGTTTCGATCCTTCGATCTCACCCCATCCATGGGATGCGTTGGATTCGGTGGTCGATCCATTGAGGGAGTTCGCCAAGGATAGCGGTCGCCTCGTGAAGAGGTGCCACAAACCCGATCGCAAAG AGTTCGCCAAGGTCGCTGTTCGCACCGCTGTCGAATTCGTGGTGATGGGATTCGTAGGGTTCTTCGTGAAGCTCATCTTTATCCCCATCAACAACATTATCGTTGGATCTGGTTAG
- the LOC109726033 gene encoding uncharacterized protein LOC109726033: MSKEPPSPMDSSRQFGVAEILREALYLPTRNKKLMLPTMLLAFLTSTFSFIGNSYIPIYPLLLSFFIKLHLLSEKDPNTPQFYDLLLGIKYEAAALLRFDTIFMVFSYILSLLSIMIIVYSSSTTYSKKQLTATDLLLRIKGSWKGPLVTKFYFTLLYVGYSVLSISLIAIPLLKADGSILRIAIFALLGVTARLFYVYLAMVWMVGLVISIVEEGCYGLEALDKAKDVTKGKRMQGYLIAIVFLLGDGVLNVGYIFETTNGGGSHVVNKRGNGLVMFCVYMLLKMFSCMVYSVYYCECKMSQEKENDVARSFTYTRVIDDHTPSVDEQLA, encoded by the coding sequence ATGTCTAAGGAGCCTCCATCTCCCATGGATTCGTCGAGGCAATTCGGTGTTGCGGAAATTCTTAGAGAAGCCCTTTATCTCCCAACAAGGAACAAGAAGCTCATGCTTCCAACCATGCTTTTGGCTTTCCTCACAAGCACCTTTTCCTTTATAGGTAACTCCTATATTCCTATATATCCTTTGCTTTTGAGCTTTTTCATTAAGCTACACCTCCTTAGTGAGAAGGACCCCAACACTCCGCAATTCTATGATCTACTCCTCGGAATAAAGTACGAGGCAGCAGCTTTATTGCGTTTCGATACAATTTTCATGGTCTTCTCATACATCCTATCTCTGCTTTCAATCATGATCATCGTGTATTCCTCCTCAACAACTTATTCAAAGAAGCAATTGACGGCAACGGATTTGTTGTTGAGAATCAAAGGATCATGGAAGGGTCCATTAGTGACAAAATTCTACTTCACACTACTATATGTTGGCTATAGTGTTCTATCAATCTCCTTGATAGCTATTCCTTTGCTTAAGGCCGACGGGTCGATCCTACGGATCGCGATTTTCGCACTTCTTGGGGTCACAGCTCGCCTTTTCTACGTATACTTAGCCATGGTGTGGATGGTTGGTTTGGTGATCTCGATTGTCGAAGAAGGTTGCTACGGACTCGAGGCATTAGACAAGGCAAAAGATGTTACAAAGGGTAAAAGGATGCAAGGCTATCTCATTGCTATTGTATTTCTCTTAGGGGATGGTGTTCTCAATGTGGGATACATATTTGAGACAACAAATGGAGGGGGATCTCATGTAGTAAACAAGAGAGGCAATGGATTGGTTATGTTTTGTGTGTACATGTTGTTGAAGATGTTCTCTTGCATGGTATATAGTGTGTATTATTGTGAGTGCAAAATGAGCCAAGAGAAGGAGAATGATGTAGCAAGGAGCTTCACATACACAAGGGTTATTGATGATCATACTCCCAGTGTTGATGAACAACTTGCCTAA